In one window of Nocardioides panacisoli DNA:
- a CDS encoding M3 family metallopeptidase, with product MTLAPLTLPAREDWTDWLRARVEEEVGLAEALVAVIKDETPTEAREVLALWDRAGGHLSNVGAAGSLFGNVHPDDAVRRLGDEAEARAERIETAWSLDRELYDVFAGLSADGLDPQAARLLAQVLRDFRRAGVDRDEATRARIAEIRERLTELDQEFSRVIRSDVRTIRVAPERLAGMPADWLAAHPADEDGLVTVTTDYPDAVPTRMFAHDRDVRHDMTVAFLQRGWPDSEPLLTEMFALRHELAVAVGHDDWPSLDAEVKMIGTGAAIPEFIDRIADAAEEPMRRDLGVLLERYRRDHPDATEVAPYDAAYYTELVRQERYAVDSQRVRTYFDFAKVRAGLLEVTGRLFGLRYVAVDAPSWHEEVATYDVHRVAESSDGGEPADTLLGRIHLDLHPREGKYKHAAQFTLTEGVRGRSLPEGVLVCNFARGLMEHDHVVTLFHEFGHLLHHVLAGHGDWAEFAGVATEWDFVEAPSQMLEEWAWRAEVLQTFATDAAGEPIPADLVAAMREADDFGKGIDARTQMFYAAMSYWFHRDRAEANPPALTDRMVELQGRYAALPYLEGTHMFASFGHLGGYSSGYYTYMWSLVIAKDMFSAFDAEDLFAPGVAARYRDSVLVPGGAKDAADLVADFLGRPYSFDAYAAWLAD from the coding sequence ATGACGCTCGCCCCGCTCACCCTGCCCGCCCGTGAGGACTGGACCGACTGGCTGCGCGCCCGTGTGGAGGAGGAGGTCGGCCTCGCCGAGGCGCTCGTCGCGGTGATCAAGGACGAGACGCCGACCGAGGCGCGCGAGGTGCTGGCCCTGTGGGACCGCGCAGGCGGTCACCTGAGCAACGTCGGTGCGGCCGGGTCCCTGTTCGGCAACGTGCACCCCGACGACGCGGTCCGGCGGCTCGGGGACGAGGCGGAGGCGCGCGCCGAGCGCATCGAGACCGCCTGGTCGCTCGACCGTGAGCTGTACGACGTCTTCGCCGGGCTCAGCGCCGACGGCCTCGACCCGCAGGCGGCCCGGTTGCTCGCGCAGGTGCTGCGCGACTTCCGTCGCGCCGGCGTGGACCGCGACGAGGCGACGCGGGCACGGATCGCGGAGATCCGCGAGCGCCTCACCGAGCTGGACCAGGAGTTCAGCCGCGTCATCCGCTCCGACGTGCGCACCATCCGCGTGGCGCCCGAGCGACTCGCCGGCATGCCCGCGGACTGGCTGGCCGCCCACCCGGCCGACGAGGACGGGCTGGTGACGGTCACGACCGACTACCCCGACGCGGTGCCGACGCGGATGTTCGCCCACGACCGGGACGTGCGCCACGACATGACGGTCGCGTTCCTCCAGCGCGGCTGGCCCGACAGCGAGCCACTGCTGACCGAGATGTTCGCGCTGCGCCACGAGCTCGCGGTCGCGGTCGGCCACGACGACTGGCCGAGCCTGGACGCCGAGGTCAAGATGATCGGCACCGGCGCCGCGATCCCCGAGTTCATCGACCGCATCGCCGACGCGGCCGAGGAGCCGATGCGTCGCGACCTGGGCGTGCTGCTCGAGCGCTACCGCCGCGACCACCCGGACGCGACCGAGGTGGCGCCGTACGACGCGGCGTACTACACCGAGCTGGTGCGCCAGGAGCGCTATGCGGTCGACTCCCAGCGGGTGCGCACCTACTTCGACTTCGCCAAGGTCCGGGCGGGACTGCTGGAGGTGACGGGCCGCCTCTTCGGGCTGCGCTACGTCGCGGTCGACGCGCCGAGCTGGCACGAGGAGGTCGCGACGTACGACGTCCACCGGGTCGCGGAGTCGAGCGACGGGGGCGAGCCCGCCGACACCCTGCTCGGTCGGATCCACCTCGACCTGCACCCGCGGGAGGGGAAGTACAAGCACGCGGCGCAGTTCACGCTGACCGAGGGCGTCCGGGGCCGGTCGCTGCCCGAGGGAGTGCTGGTGTGCAACTTCGCCCGCGGGCTGATGGAGCACGACCACGTGGTGACGCTCTTCCACGAGTTCGGCCACCTGCTGCACCACGTGCTCGCGGGCCACGGCGACTGGGCCGAGTTCGCCGGCGTGGCCACCGAGTGGGACTTCGTCGAGGCGCCGAGCCAGATGCTGGAGGAGTGGGCGTGGCGGGCCGAGGTGCTGCAGACCTTCGCCACCGACGCCGCCGGGGAGCCGATCCCGGCTGACCTCGTCGCCGCGATGCGGGAGGCCGACGACTTCGGCAAGGGCATCGACGCGCGCACCCAGATGTTCTACGCCGCGATGTCCTACTGGTTCCACCGCGACCGGGCCGAGGCGAACCCACCGGCGCTCACCGATCGCATGGTCGAGCTGCAGGGACGGTACGCCGCGCTGCCCTACCTGGAGGGCACGCACATGTTCGCCAGCTTCGGCCACCTCGGCGGCTACAGCTCGGGCTACTACACCTACATGTGGTCGCTGGTCATCGCGAAGGACATGTTCAGCGCCTTCGACGCCGAGGACCTGTTCGCCCCCGGGGTCGCCGCCCGCTACCGCGACAGCGTGCTCGTGCCCGGCGGGGCGAAGGACGCGGCCGACCTGGTCGCGGACTTCCTCGGACGGCCCTACTCCTTCGACGCCTACGCCGCCTGGCTGGCGGACTGA
- a CDS encoding PadR family transcriptional regulator, giving the protein MTRGVAMRWDDDGCEGRRRQHRGGPPWAMWGEWDRGGHRHAGPGGPPPWVAELLGLGRPGGNRGAGRRRRGDVRMAILDVLRSADAPPNGYQVIQAITARSQGAWKPSPGSVYPTIQQLEDEGLVETEEANGRRAHHLSRAGRDYCEDHGEELGNVWAPFEDAANPWTGEERQSDIKAEIPQVMSAIWQIASGGSPAQRDAALDVLVDARRRLYGILADGREQVPEEE; this is encoded by the coding sequence ATGACGAGGGGAGTGGCGATGCGCTGGGACGACGACGGATGTGAGGGGCGGCGCCGACAGCACCGCGGCGGCCCGCCCTGGGCGATGTGGGGGGAGTGGGACCGCGGGGGTCACCGGCACGCCGGCCCCGGTGGGCCACCGCCGTGGGTGGCCGAGCTGCTGGGCCTGGGGCGACCGGGCGGCAACCGCGGCGCGGGTCGCCGGCGACGAGGCGACGTACGCATGGCGATCCTCGACGTGCTGCGCAGTGCGGACGCGCCCCCCAACGGCTACCAGGTGATCCAGGCGATCACCGCCCGCAGCCAGGGTGCCTGGAAGCCGAGCCCCGGGTCGGTCTACCCGACCATCCAGCAGCTCGAGGACGAGGGGCTGGTGGAGACCGAGGAGGCCAACGGCCGACGCGCGCACCACCTCAGCCGCGCCGGGCGGGACTACTGCGAGGACCACGGGGAGGAGCTCGGCAACGTGTGGGCACCGTTCGAGGACGCCGCCAACCCGTGGACCGGCGAGGAGCGCCAGTCCGACATCAAGGCCGAGATCCCGCAGGTGATGAGTGCGATCTGGCAGATCGCGAGCGGGGGGTCGCCCGCACAGCGCGACGCCGCGCTCGACGTGTTGGTCGATGCGCGGCGTCGGCTCTACGGGATCCTCGCCGACGGGCGGGAGCAGGTCCCCGAGGAGGAGTAG
- a CDS encoding YceI family protein — MTETSTALTDIAGTYTLDPSHSRLGFQARHAMVTKVRGQFADWEGTATIDTENPAASSVALTIKAASIDTGSADRDGHLASGDFFDAETYPELTFVSTDVARDGNDWTVTGNFTIKDVTKPLTITFEETGSAQDPFGNVRVGFEGEVTVNRKDWDLTWNAALETGGVLVSEKIKLEFDISAIRNA; from the coding sequence ATGACCGAGACCAGCACCGCCCTGACCGACATTGCCGGCACCTACACGCTCGACCCGTCCCACAGCCGCCTGGGCTTCCAGGCGCGGCACGCCATGGTGACCAAGGTCCGTGGCCAGTTCGCCGACTGGGAGGGCACGGCCACCATCGACACCGAGAACCCCGCGGCCTCCTCGGTGGCGCTGACCATCAAGGCCGCCAGCATCGACACCGGCTCCGCCGACCGTGACGGCCACCTGGCCTCCGGCGACTTCTTCGACGCCGAGACCTACCCGGAGCTGACGTTCGTCTCCACCGACGTCGCGCGCGACGGCAACGACTGGACCGTCACCGGCAACTTCACCATCAAGGACGTCACCAAGCCACTGACGATCACCTTCGAGGAGACCGGCTCGGCCCAGGACCCGTTCGGCAACGTGCGCGTGGGCTTCGAGGGCGAGGTCACCGTCAACCGCAAGGACTGGGACCTCACCTGGAACGCCGCGCTGGAGACCGGCGGCGTCCTGGTCTCGGAGAAGATCAAGCTCGAGTTCGACATCTCCGCGATCCGCAACGCCTGA
- a CDS encoding DEAD/DEAH box helicase: MSEPAMDETVTFADLGLGERILQSLAEVGYETPSPIQAETIPHLLAGRDVLGLAQTGTGKTAAFALPILDRLDVSRADAPQALVLAPTRELALQVSEAFERYAAHLPGVRLLPVYGGQGYGVQLSALRRGVHVVVGTPGRVMDHLDKGTLDLTQLEYLVLDEADEMLNMGFAEDVETILADTPATKQVALFSATMPKQIRKLSATYLNDPVEVAIERKTRTADNIAQRYLIVRYQQKVDALTRILEVENFDGMIVFVRTKHETETLAEKLRARGYSASAINGDVPQNVRERTVGQLKDSQLDILVATDVAARGLDVERISHVVNYDIPTDTESYVHRIGRTGRAGRSGDAISFVTPRERYLLKHIERATKQPLTEMKQPSADEVNETRLARFDDKITEALESPQVGFFRDVVNHYIREHDVPEVDVAAALAIVLHGDSPLLLEDEPEPPPRARDDRGPGGQGGRGKGGPRGKRGNGQPMATYKIAVGKNQRVEPRQIVGAIANEGGLGRDDFGAITIRPDHSLVELPTHIPKEGWEKLKQTKIGGKRINLKRDHGPPKGRKPRD; this comes from the coding sequence GTGAGTGAGCCCGCAATGGACGAGACCGTCACGTTTGCCGACCTCGGTCTCGGCGAGCGGATCCTGCAGTCCCTGGCCGAGGTGGGGTACGAGACCCCGTCGCCGATCCAGGCCGAGACCATCCCGCACCTGCTCGCCGGGCGCGACGTGCTGGGCCTGGCGCAGACCGGCACCGGCAAGACCGCCGCGTTCGCGCTGCCGATCCTGGACCGGCTCGACGTCAGCCGCGCCGACGCCCCGCAGGCGCTCGTGCTCGCCCCGACCCGCGAGCTCGCGCTGCAGGTGAGTGAGGCGTTCGAGCGGTACGCCGCGCACCTGCCCGGCGTACGCCTCCTGCCGGTCTACGGCGGCCAGGGGTACGGCGTCCAGCTGTCTGCGCTGCGCCGCGGCGTGCACGTCGTGGTGGGCACCCCGGGGCGGGTCATGGACCACCTCGACAAGGGGACGCTCGACCTCACCCAGCTGGAGTACCTCGTGCTCGACGAGGCCGACGAGATGCTCAACATGGGCTTCGCCGAGGACGTCGAGACGATCCTGGCCGACACCCCGGCCACCAAGCAGGTGGCGCTGTTCTCGGCGACGATGCCCAAGCAGATCCGCAAGCTCTCGGCGACCTACCTCAACGACCCGGTCGAGGTCGCCATCGAGCGCAAGACCCGCACGGCCGACAACATCGCCCAGCGCTACCTGATCGTGCGCTACCAGCAGAAGGTCGACGCGCTGACCCGGATCCTCGAGGTCGAGAACTTCGACGGGATGATCGTCTTCGTCCGCACCAAGCACGAGACCGAGACGCTCGCCGAGAAGCTGCGGGCCCGCGGCTACTCGGCGTCGGCCATCAACGGCGACGTGCCGCAGAACGTCCGCGAGCGCACCGTCGGGCAGCTGAAGGACTCCCAGCTCGACATCCTCGTCGCGACCGACGTCGCCGCCCGCGGCCTGGACGTGGAGCGCATCAGTCACGTCGTGAACTACGACATCCCCACCGACACCGAGTCCTACGTCCACCGCATCGGCCGCACCGGCCGCGCCGGGCGCAGCGGCGACGCGATCTCCTTCGTCACTCCGCGCGAGCGTTACCTGCTCAAGCACATCGAGCGCGCCACCAAGCAGCCGCTGACCGAGATGAAGCAGCCCAGTGCCGACGAGGTCAACGAGACCCGGCTCGCCCGCTTCGACGACAAGATCACCGAGGCCCTGGAGTCGCCGCAGGTCGGCTTCTTCCGCGACGTGGTCAACCACTACATCCGCGAGCACGACGTGCCCGAGGTCGACGTCGCGGCCGCGCTCGCGATCGTGCTGCACGGCGACTCGCCGCTGCTGCTCGAGGACGAGCCGGAGCCGCCGCCGCGTGCGCGCGACGACCGTGGCCCCGGCGGCCAGGGTGGTCGCGGCAAGGGCGGTCCGCGCGGCAAGCGCGGCAACGGCCAGCCGATGGCGACCTACAAGATCGCGGTCGGCAAGAACCAGCGCGTCGAGCCCCGCCAGATCGTCGGCGCCATCGCCAACGAGGGTGGCCTGGGCCGCGACGACTTCGGCGCCATCACGATCCGCCCCGACCACTCCCTGGTCGAGCTCCCCACCCACATCCCCAAGGAGGGCTGGGAGAAGCTGAAGCAGACCAAGATCGGCGGCAAGCGGATCAACCTCAAGCGCGACCACGGCCCGCCGAAGGGCCGCAAGCCGCGCGACTGA
- a CDS encoding DUF429 domain-containing protein translates to MHFVGLDLAWGERKPTGIAVLDDEGHLVHLSAAQDDDEIVAAVAPYVEDECVVAIDAPLVVTNATGNRPAEAALNRDFARFDAGAHPVNTGKPEFRDQPRGARVAARLGLDMNPRSGRARRAIEVYPHAATIALFRLGRTLKYKHKPGRDLEYLRGELLVLLGRLEGLATADPPLHLEADDTAGWRALRTAVEEATTKSELRRVEDQVDAVVCAHVARYATRRPEQTTTYGDLETGYIVTPTLPDDLEPTPRGRREPATHDAAAAVREYAEQQPALREVADGFVDLVTAILDDAGINYLSVGGRAKGVASFAAKAARTDGGRPVYLDPLREITDQIGIRVITYVHSDVQAVVELLDDQVVVLDDRDMGRETANEGRFGYASRHLLISLDPAREGQPAYEALRGRQAQVQIRTVLQHAWAEFEHDIRYKGTIPDEHVPDFDRRFTLAAGLLELADREFSTIRDRLREPMAEPEESGDGDPRISPRELAAYLAGQYAAAGWSRTDHYAWIADLVLELGITSLTELGDALASVDEDLLAQRMDYRYPPGAVRRLDDALLWEYGDTYVDLRGNAHRSGALRARLARMRGD, encoded by the coding sequence ATGCACTTCGTCGGACTCGACCTCGCGTGGGGCGAGCGCAAGCCCACCGGCATCGCCGTCCTCGACGACGAGGGCCACCTGGTCCACCTGTCTGCGGCGCAGGACGACGACGAGATCGTCGCCGCGGTGGCGCCGTACGTCGAGGACGAGTGTGTCGTGGCGATCGACGCCCCGCTGGTGGTCACCAACGCCACCGGCAACCGGCCGGCCGAGGCGGCGCTCAACCGCGACTTCGCACGCTTCGACGCCGGCGCCCACCCGGTCAACACCGGCAAGCCGGAGTTCCGCGACCAGCCGCGCGGGGCGCGGGTGGCCGCACGTCTCGGCCTGGACATGAACCCGCGATCGGGTCGTGCCCGACGCGCGATCGAGGTCTACCCGCACGCGGCGACCATCGCGCTGTTCCGGTTGGGCAGGACGCTGAAGTACAAGCACAAGCCGGGCCGGGACCTGGAGTACCTCCGCGGCGAGCTGCTGGTGCTGCTCGGTCGCCTGGAGGGCCTCGCCACCGCCGACCCGCCGCTGCACCTCGAGGCCGACGACACCGCTGGTTGGCGGGCACTGCGCACCGCGGTCGAGGAGGCGACGACCAAGAGCGAGCTGCGCCGGGTCGAGGACCAGGTCGACGCGGTGGTGTGCGCCCACGTCGCCCGCTACGCGACGCGGCGCCCCGAGCAGACGACGACGTACGGCGACCTCGAGACCGGCTACATCGTCACCCCGACGCTGCCCGACGACCTCGAGCCGACCCCGCGCGGGAGGCGCGAGCCGGCGACGCACGACGCGGCCGCCGCCGTGCGGGAGTACGCCGAGCAGCAGCCGGCGCTGCGCGAGGTCGCCGACGGGTTCGTCGACCTGGTGACCGCGATCCTGGATGACGCCGGCATCAACTACCTCAGCGTCGGCGGCCGCGCGAAGGGCGTCGCGTCCTTCGCCGCGAAGGCCGCCCGCACCGACGGTGGCCGCCCGGTCTACCTCGACCCCTTGCGCGAGATCACCGACCAGATCGGCATCCGCGTCATCACCTACGTCCACAGCGACGTTCAGGCCGTCGTGGAGCTCCTCGACGACCAGGTCGTGGTCCTCGACGACCGGGACATGGGCCGCGAGACAGCCAACGAGGGCCGGTTCGGCTACGCCAGTCGCCACCTGCTCATCAGTCTCGACCCCGCGCGGGAGGGGCAGCCGGCGTACGAGGCGCTGCGGGGGCGGCAGGCGCAGGTGCAGATCCGCACGGTGCTGCAGCACGCGTGGGCGGAGTTCGAGCACGACATCCGCTACAAGGGCACGATTCCCGACGAGCACGTCCCCGACTTCGACCGCCGCTTCACCCTCGCGGCGGGCCTGCTGGAGCTGGCCGACCGTGAGTTCTCCACCATTCGCGACCGGCTGCGGGAGCCGATGGCCGAGCCGGAGGAGTCCGGTGACGGGGACCCGCGGATCAGCCCCCGCGAGCTCGCCGCCTATCTCGCTGGGCAGTACGCCGCCGCCGGCTGGTCGCGCACCGACCACTACGCGTGGATCGCCGACCTCGTCCTCGAGCTCGGCATCACCTCACTGACCGAGCTCGGTGACGCGTTGGCGTCGGTGGATGAGGACCTGCTCGCCCAGCGCATGGACTACCGCTACCCGCCGGGCGCCGTACGCCGTCTGGACGACGCGTTGCTGTGGGAGTACGGCGACACCTACGTCGACCTGCGCGGCAACGCCCACCGCTCCGGGGCGCTCCGCGCCCGACTGGCCCGGATGCGCGGCGACTGA
- a CDS encoding MarR family winged helix-turn-helix transcriptional regulator, giving the protein MPTRTSTANAAARDDLVEAVVGASRVLVAIAARSLADRSDDVTLPQYRLLVVLTAEGPHRVGDLAAALDVNPSTATRLCDRLEGKGLVERQRIPTDRRAVQLVATDAGHRLVDQVMADRRVEIGRILATMSPEQHRQVADGLRLFSESAGEVPDRHWTVGWRR; this is encoded by the coding sequence ATGCCCACAAGGACGTCGACCGCCAACGCCGCGGCCCGCGACGACCTCGTCGAGGCCGTCGTCGGCGCGAGCCGGGTCCTGGTGGCGATCGCCGCGCGGTCGCTGGCCGACCGTTCCGACGACGTCACGCTCCCGCAGTACCGCCTGCTCGTGGTGCTCACCGCCGAGGGGCCGCACCGCGTCGGCGACCTCGCCGCCGCGCTGGACGTCAACCCCTCCACCGCCACCCGGCTGTGCGACCGCCTCGAGGGCAAGGGCTTGGTCGAGCGACAGCGCATCCCCACCGACCGCCGCGCCGTGCAGCTGGTCGCCACCGACGCCGGTCACCGCCTCGTGGACCAGGTGATGGCCGATCGTCGCGTCGAGATCGGCCGGATCCTGGCCACGATGTCGCCGGAGCAGCACCGTCAGGTCGCCGACGGGCTGCGACTGTTCTCCGAGTCCGCCGGTGAGGTGCCGGACCGCCACTGGACGGTGGGCTGGCGGCGCTGA
- a CDS encoding M23 family metallopeptidase, producing the protein MAPDTHAPVDPVVLAYPFSGHWRARNSPARRVPSHGSHLMGTTYAVDFIPVDGRGRSAPWSWRAALATEEPEGFVGFGADILAPCAGRVVVAHDGEVDHEARRSQLTLLPYMLGQARRARGGAPAVAGNHVVVSGGPHGPYVLLAHLRRGSVRVGVGDEVREGDLLGTCGNSGNSTQPHVHVQATDTTAWERARGLPIAFRGPDGPTMPAESEVVTA; encoded by the coding sequence ATGGCCCCCGACACCCATGCGCCGGTGGACCCGGTGGTGCTCGCGTACCCGTTCTCCGGCCACTGGCGCGCCCGCAACAGTCCCGCCCGCCGCGTGCCGAGCCACGGTTCGCACCTGATGGGCACGACGTACGCCGTCGACTTCATCCCCGTCGACGGCCGCGGCCGCTCGGCACCGTGGAGTTGGCGCGCGGCACTGGCCACCGAGGAGCCCGAGGGCTTCGTCGGTTTCGGCGCCGACATCCTGGCCCCGTGCGCGGGCCGGGTGGTCGTGGCCCACGATGGTGAGGTCGACCACGAGGCACGCCGATCCCAGCTGACGCTGCTGCCCTACATGCTCGGCCAGGCGCGGCGCGCTCGCGGCGGCGCGCCCGCCGTTGCGGGCAATCATGTGGTCGTCTCCGGCGGCCCGCACGGTCCCTACGTCCTCCTCGCCCACCTACGTCGCGGGTCGGTGAGGGTCGGGGTCGGTGACGAGGTGCGGGAGGGGGACCTCCTCGGCACCTGTGGCAACTCGGGCAACAGCACCCAGCCACACGTCCACGTCCAGGCGACGGACACCACGGCCTGGGAGCGGGCACGTGGCCTCCCGATCGCCTTCCGTGGCCCCGACGGACCCACGATGCCCGCGGAGTCCGAGGTCGTCACCGCCTGA
- a CDS encoding transglycosylase SLT domain-containing protein: MDQAPSRAATVATVLAVVVVATGAAALLAWGPDPERVQPSASTTTARSATTTPSAAPSASATPTASAEPSVGTEQERSATVIKKIKAARASIPDRVILRQLRNTAERIAQQEPMASAAPAPADIEPDSNRALGYQLMLDFGFAADQWPALDALWTRESGWNHLAENPSSGAYGIPQSLPANKMAVVGKDYRTNPQTQIQWGLAYIAARYGVPDRAWAHSERVGWY; the protein is encoded by the coding sequence GTGGACCAGGCCCCCTCCCGCGCTGCGACCGTCGCCACCGTGCTGGCGGTCGTCGTCGTCGCGACCGGAGCCGCCGCACTCCTGGCGTGGGGACCCGACCCCGAGCGGGTGCAGCCCTCGGCTTCGACGACCACCGCCCGGTCGGCCACGACGACGCCCTCCGCCGCGCCGAGCGCCAGCGCGACACCCACCGCGAGCGCGGAGCCCAGCGTCGGCACCGAGCAGGAGCGCTCGGCCACGGTGATCAAGAAGATCAAGGCCGCGCGGGCCTCGATCCCCGACCGGGTCATCCTGCGCCAGCTGCGCAACACCGCCGAGCGCATCGCCCAGCAGGAGCCGATGGCGAGCGCGGCCCCGGCGCCCGCCGACATCGAGCCCGACTCCAACCGGGCGCTGGGCTACCAGCTCATGCTCGACTTCGGCTTCGCCGCCGACCAGTGGCCCGCCCTGGACGCGCTGTGGACCCGCGAGTCCGGCTGGAACCACCTCGCCGAGAACCCCAGCTCCGGCGCCTACGGCATCCCGCAGTCCCTGCCCGCCAACAAGATGGCCGTCGTCGGCAAGGACTACCGCACCAACCCGCAGACGCAGATCCAGTGGGGCCTGGCCTACATCGCTGCCCGGTACGGCGTCCCCGACCGCGCCTGGGCGCACTCCGAGCGGGTCGGCTGGTACTGA
- a CDS encoding NAD(P)/FAD-dependent oxidoreductase, translating into MGEQTEHSGHPAYDVAVVGAGSAGLQAALTLGRMRQRVVVFGTGRYRNDPTEEMHNVLGHDGEHPSAWRDAARADLARYATVDLREAAVTKLAGSVGDFALATEDGQVTARRVVLATGVRDELPDIAGLADLFGAEVAHCPYCHGFEYADTPVGILGAAPHVPVMARLFDPIASRVVVLTDGAQPDADTGAALERDGREVVTAPVASVARAAHGLTVTLEDGSEVALGGMLVKPDWRLAAPHAEQLGLERSEVGAVTVDPMGRTSVPGVYAAGDMAQPPGLPQPMFSVLAAAASGQLAAAGAHQDSLMG; encoded by the coding sequence ATGGGTGAGCAGACGGAGCACTCGGGGCACCCGGCGTACGACGTCGCGGTGGTCGGGGCGGGGTCCGCGGGCCTCCAGGCAGCGCTGACGCTTGGACGGATGCGGCAACGGGTGGTCGTGTTCGGCACGGGGCGCTACCGCAACGACCCCACCGAGGAGATGCACAACGTGCTCGGGCACGACGGCGAGCACCCGTCCGCGTGGCGTGACGCCGCCCGGGCGGACCTGGCGCGCTACGCCACCGTGGATTTGCGCGAGGCAGCGGTGACGAAGCTGGCCGGCAGCGTCGGTGACTTCGCGCTCGCGACCGAGGACGGACAGGTGACGGCCCGGCGGGTGGTCCTCGCGACCGGCGTGAGGGACGAGCTACCCGACATCGCCGGGCTCGCCGACCTCTTCGGCGCGGAGGTGGCGCACTGTCCCTACTGCCACGGCTTCGAGTACGCCGACACCCCGGTCGGGATCCTCGGCGCCGCACCGCACGTGCCGGTCATGGCGCGACTCTTCGACCCGATCGCCTCGCGCGTGGTCGTGCTGACCGACGGCGCGCAGCCGGACGCGGACACCGGGGCGGCGCTCGAGCGGGACGGGCGCGAGGTGGTGACGGCACCGGTGGCGTCGGTGGCGCGCGCCGCGCACGGCCTGACCGTCACCCTCGAGGACGGCAGCGAGGTCGCGCTGGGCGGGATGCTGGTCAAGCCGGACTGGCGGCTGGCGGCCCCGCACGCGGAGCAGCTGGGACTCGAGCGCTCCGAGGTCGGGGCCGTCACCGTCGACCCGATGGGCCGCACCTCGGTGCCGGGGGTGTACGCCGCGGGGGACATGGCGCAGCCGCCCGGCCTGCCGCAGCCGATGTTCTCGGTGCTGGCGGCCGCGGCCAGCGGCCAGCTCGCCGCCGCGGGCGCCCACCAGGACTCGCTGATGGGGTGA
- a CDS encoding MerR family transcriptional regulator — MKSTQETRWRIGELAERFDLPTHVLRHWEEEGLLRPERDAADRRLYRESDAYRVAVILANKSAGMSLEQVRALLDATATDRRAILEQHLADLEDRIVAIRRSQHMTEHALECRAHDIAACPNFASNVADIVAGTRTWREHARAHEDHDPRAER; from the coding sequence ATGAAGTCAACCCAGGAGACCCGGTGGCGCATCGGCGAGCTCGCCGAGCGCTTCGACCTGCCGACCCACGTGCTGCGTCACTGGGAGGAGGAGGGCCTCCTGCGTCCCGAACGGGACGCCGCCGACCGGCGGCTCTACCGCGAGTCCGACGCCTACCGCGTCGCGGTCATCCTGGCCAACAAGTCCGCCGGCATGAGCCTGGAGCAGGTGCGCGCCTTGCTCGACGCCACCGCGACCGACCGGCGCGCGATCCTCGAGCAGCACCTGGCCGACCTCGAGGACCGCATCGTCGCCATCCGGCGTTCCCAGCACATGACCGAGCATGCGCTGGAGTGCCGTGCGCACGACATCGCCGCGTGCCCGAACTTCGCCAGCAACGTCGCCGACATCGTCGCCGGCACCCGCACCTGGCGCGAGCACGCCCGCGCCCACGAGGACCACGACCCTCGCGCCGAGCGGTGA
- a CDS encoding SGNH/GDSL hydrolase family protein: MSLLPRVRTVAIAPMALALLGLVAVLLPLGFAAPAHAAAPSYVALGDSYASGLGTRSYTNSNCRRSDLAYPRLVADQRGYSLDFRACSGATVPNVRNNQLGGLGAGTDFVSVQVGGNDAGFADVITECATPWWAGNCNAAIDGAQAFIRNQLPGRLSNLYGDIRSRAASAEVVVVGYPRLFMGEDCNAGTWFSPAEQDRLNATADLLNDRIRAQAAAAGFGFVDPTGRFVGHAVCDNTEWVNGLAYPIDESYHPNRAGHRDGYRPLVAAQL, encoded by the coding sequence ATGTCCCTGCTCCCACGCGTCCGGACGGTCGCCATCGCCCCCATGGCCTTGGCACTGCTCGGTCTCGTCGCCGTCCTGCTCCCGCTCGGCTTCGCCGCCCCCGCCCATGCGGCGGCACCGTCCTACGTCGCGCTGGGTGACTCCTACGCATCCGGACTCGGCACCCGCAGCTACACCAACAGCAACTGCCGGCGCTCCGACCTCGCCTACCCCCGGCTGGTCGCGGACCAGCGCGGCTACTCCCTCGACTTCCGTGCCTGCTCCGGCGCCACGGTCCCGAATGTCCGCAACAACCAGCTGGGCGGACTCGGTGCCGGGACCGACTTCGTGAGTGTCCAGGTCGGCGGCAACGACGCCGGCTTCGCCGACGTGATCACCGAGTGCGCGACCCCGTGGTGGGCCGGCAACTGCAACGCCGCGATCGACGGCGCCCAGGCCTTCATCCGCAACCAGCTGCCCGGTCGGCTGAGCAACCTGTACGGCGACATCCGCTCCCGCGCCGCGAGCGCCGAGGTCGTCGTCGTGGGCTACCCGCGGCTGTTCATGGGCGAGGACTGCAACGCCGGCACCTGGTTCTCCCCGGCCGAGCAGGACCGCCTCAACGCCACCGCCGACCTGCTCAACGACCGCATCCGCGCGCAGGCGGCTGCCGCCGGCTTCGGATTCGTCGACCCCACCGGCCGCTTCGTCGGCCACGCGGTGTGCGACAACACCGAGTGGGTCAACGGGCTGGCCTACCCGATCGACGAGAGCTACCACCCCAACCGCGCCGGCCACCGTGACGGCTACCGCCCCCTGGTCGCCGCGCAGCTCTGA